In Ananas comosus cultivar F153 unplaced genomic scaffold, ASM154086v1, whole genome shotgun sequence, the genomic window ctgagagagagaaagagagagagttgggtgtGTTATGTGTGTGTGGCTGTGTCACCTGTGTGTGCGGCTGTGTGTGGGGTAGTGTGAAAAAGATGGAAAAAATACTAATTAGGGTtgggacttaaaaaaaaaataatattggtACTTATTTATGGATCTATGGgccatgaatggaaataaaaatttctatatataaattgGCCTATGGgcctttttttataaataagctaattttttttaaaaaaattagactaaaaatttaaaattaataatctgtattatatatatatttataatacaaatataattatatatataatatataatatataaaattatattaatataaaataaatataatcgagctgttatcgagccgaacacgagcgagctgaccctagctcgtgttcgtcgtttattaaacgagctgaaaaatccagctcgtgttcgcctcgtattactaaacgagcgagccgatctcgagctcatttcgagccgaacacgagctggctcgcgaacagcgagctggattgccacccctagtgtGGCCACATAAAAATATTCACCTCTTTGATATCACCATGGTGACATGTTCCTAAAGTTGTACTTCCAGACATTTATTCCTATGCTGATATCAAAGAGGTGCGAGTTAGTGACTGTTTTCTACTTTGGGATAGAGTGTCGgattgttggcgctaaccattaattccaaaagctcgagctgtaaGAAATACGCAacaaattcacttaaagcgtatagatacaccgcccatgggtctcgattgtgactcggcccaactagccttacgccacttcgaacatgactcggtccaTCCAgactcacgccatttcgaacataactcgacctaacatggcctcccgccacagggtaGAATGCTgacctatttaagccaacatggAGGTAGAGAAGGATttggagagaaatgagaaaaaatgCAAAGCACTGTAAACAACATATTTCAGAGTTGAAGAACACCCTCTCTAACTTATGGGTTACAAATCAACCAGATATCATCCTCTGGAGATAAGAATTCTGGAAATAAATTTACATTCAAATTAATGTATTCGTTCATTAGGACTGGAGGTGTCAAAGATACCGCAACGCCCGCTATCTGGAGACTGAATATTCTAacaaaagtcaaaaatattttctggTTAGTATTAAAAAAGAGACTGTTTACTGTAGACAACCTTCTTAAAAGGGCCGGGATAGGCTAGTAACAATGGATGTGTCATGTGTGGCGCCGATCTGGAGAGTGTAGATCACTTGCTGGTGAGATGTGTGGTTAGTAAGATCCTTTTTGTTTCCATCATTGACAAGACCTACATCTGTCCCTTTAGTGCGGATGTCATTTCCGTCTGGGAAGAGCTACCGGGGAAGGGGTCGCCGTCTGACACTCtgaagtctcaaatacttgtggCGGCCCTGTGGTGGACAATTTAGTgcgaaaaaaataatgttattttttgAAACCTACCCACGAATGCTATCTCTACGGCTTATCGTATTAAAGTACTAGCGAATGAATGAGCCGATTTTTGTAGAGTTGGGTGAGGTCGTTTCTTTGTTAGACTCCTTgctctttttaactttttttttagttcctctttcttttgttttatcgCTTCCCGAGGCTCTAGCTGCCTCACTCTATATAGCTAAATTCATTTAgctaataaatgaagcaggtggcgtgttatttttctctctaaaaaaaaaaaaaaaatttccaaggagaaagatattaaaaatatgagcattaaaaaaaaaaccacataaTTTCTAATTACTTGTGTGCTATTTAGGCCTCGTTTGGTTGGGAGGATAAGCAGGGATAACGATAGTTATCCCTGCTATTCCGCCAAACtgggtgaaatttggccgggatattttattccggtcaaaccttgctatttccGGTTATCCcagaatagcaagggatttgctattccaccattttggtggaatagcactattccaatgcttaacttcaaacttaattaaaattataaattgaattaaaactaaattatataaatataatatgttatatattataatacattatttttattataaacttattaattgtactatattaatacatattatttatatttaaatattataataaaatttataataaattatatttaaatattataataaattctttttattaaatttaagtttaagtagaattttaaaaaaatttaaaaatttattataataaattatttttattaattgtgcccacccttattcttattttaaaaatttaaaatttaaaaatttaaatttttaaaatttataatttgtaatctcaaaattaaagtttataattttaaattctaaattttaaattttaaatttaaattttgatattttaaaattttgaaatttaaaatttgatattttatatttttaaaatttaaatttgatcttaaatttaaagtttgaaatttaaaatttaaaattttgaatttaaaatttgaaattttaaatttcaaattttgaaatttcaaagttaaaattttaaatttaaaaatatatatttaaaaatttaaaattttaaattcaaatataataagaggatgatatgattattttttatttataaatccactatcttttttattccatcttaaCTAACCagacactattttttttattcccaggaataatctaattttcatccaaacgcaaaattgatctaatccccgcttatacctcaatttatacctatccctgaaataaccactttttgcttatcttcgaaccaaacgataccttagagTACACTAACTAATATCACTGCTAATAACTATTCTTAAGATAATAATTAGTTGAACCGGGTCATAAAATTCCATTCAAGAGATGATGCCCTATCGATCTGGAGTTTCAAGAGATGAGCATTGCACAAATAAAGTGCAAGCTAGACTCATTTACTTTTGTCATAcagtttcttttcctttttcttttgcttctttggaCCGGAGTCGTGCATGTAGCTAGCTCTGCGCAATTTAATTCGGCAACCCGGTCCAAGAGAATCTCCAATAGTCGAACCGGAATGTCTTTTACACATCAATGGAGCTTAAATACGTGCTGATCAAGAAAGATAAATTGTAATTTCGTGCTTATAATTAATTGGAGAAACATATACTAGCTGTAGGTGTCATACATCTTATTTCTGTACAGCTGTAGTAGAGAAAAATGCTCACCGTGATTTGATCAGTAAAAGCATTCGAGGCGAGCGATGGGGCCGTGCTTTAAAAATCTCCTTTCGCTTTAAGGCTTTAGTTGGTCCATCATGGAGATAGGAAATTAGAATGCGGCAGTCGATCCGTCGCAAAGATAGGGACCTTCAACATAGACAGGAAAAAAGCCTTAACCAAGGGCCATACATTTCGATCACTAACAATCGCCGCATGTGCTCGTGGGATCACAACTGTCGCCTTCAAAGTGCTGCAACACGTACTAATACCACACGGCCCCCATGCGACCAGTCGATAGAAATATAAGATGTTACATCCCTACTACAGAACAATGATATTTTGAAAAGTTCATCAGAAGTAGATGGCATCAAAACATTGTCGAAAATTTTACTACTATTTATCGTGCATTTTTTTCGCCGTTTAATACAGAATATTATTTTGTGGTGTAAGCATTGTTAAAAAGATCTTAGTTGTCGCGATCTTTAGCAGAGAATCTTGAATGGGCTTTAATCTACATGAATTATAGGTACTATACAATGGATTTAGTCTGTAGTACTGCTTGATCTCTAGTGTGAATTAGTCAATCCTACATTGTGTTgtcttttttgagaaattacGTTAATGTGTTGTCACTTGCGAACTTGATCTCAGATCCTATCTTTCAACACAAGAAAAGTTATAATGTAATTGTAGGAAAGCAACATCTTCAAGTGGTGTATTAATTCCTATATCTAATCTTAATTGGTACACTTCATGGCAGATTTCTATCACACTCATCTCTGATGTATACCTCTTTGGCTGGAATTaatatatggctaaattacaaaaatccttctgtcaaaatctgatttttcacttttcatttatgtcatttaaaaaccaacactttgcccccttgtaaaataaaaaatgaaaaatgaaaaatgttcacctCACCCCTGCCGTTAGTGATCCATCAGgattttgttataaaatatttgttatgccaaaaataccctacGACCTCTACTGTGCTTCGCTCTcatccgcctcgccgcctcgccctccttcactgcctcgccctcgcccacatctctATTCGTACCCACAAACACCCTCTCgcactcctccgccgcctcacctTTACTCTCGTTGCCCTTTCCCACCTTTCCATCCACGCcaacctcgatttcctccctactgtcgccaaAATGGAGGGGCAACAAaagtgcaggaggagaaggagaacaggtggagaagaaaatagagaagaaTCGCGGCCGATAAAGGAGCGAACCGCGGCCGATCAAGGCGGCGGATGAGCAAGATGAAGGAGGAGATGAAAATGATGAGGGacaaaatggttattttgtcaTCATATTTCACACCGTGCCCCccgtgaatattttttattttacaagagggcaaagtgtaggttttaaatAACAGGAggagaaattaaaaaatcaaattttgatagtaaaattttatgtaatttagccttaatatatatcatattaattttcaatattaatttaatgCAAGACATTGTGGGCTTGCACCTATGTATGTATAAGATACTTTTCATAGTAACCGAGAGATGCTTGGTCTACAATAAAACGTACTTGTAGTGTTACAACACTACCATTCACAAGTACCAACTTTTTCACGGAGCAAAAACTAATGCTTAATTAATTCGACGATATTGAATAACATTGGCCCAGCTGAGTACGGATGATTTGGAATTTTTAGGAGGTGATCGGTTCctcaacaacaaaagaaaaaatttcaaatatcactcatatgattttatatttttttcttagctTAGTatactttgatttaaaatatatcaatttagtatcccgtggttcatatttttctttttattattcattctattaatttttttttattaaatcaataacaaagttaaaactaaaagatattaaagttaatattcgataaacctaaacCAATTTCATGTTTCAATAAATTAACCACATTAATTGTAATTAATACAATCACATGTTTCATAATGATAAACTCTTCAAGAGACAAAACTATCCCCAAGCCAATTTCATGTTTCAATAATTTTGTACTTAAACCTGGCAAAGCCTTGAATTGGCATGGAAATTAATTGTCTTCGTAACAGTTTACGGTTCAAATTGATTGaaataattaactatattaATTATACAGGCATTTGATTCTTGAAAGTTGTCTAGTTttaactttaataaattttgctTGAAGACCCCTTTTTATTTGACAGCCAATTTGCAGttcatttgaagtttttttttttttttttttttttgttgggtttttttttgaagagataGGTATCATatatgctacccgctttatttatttcatttaaaaataaatttagctgaaaatgtgaatcaactagtattcgaacttaggatttcggataccaactaccaagttctttgccacttgcgttaatGAGGGACGGTCAGTTCATTTGAAGTTAGAAAAAAATCACATATAGTACATTCTGAGAAGGGCGATGCTTTATATActtacaacaataataataaaaaaaaaagtgtattaCAAACATGTAAGGCAGGTGTATATAGTTCATTGATGGATGTTCACAAATCATGAATATAATAATGCAACCAACTAGCGCTAATAATTTGTAGGACTTAAACTACCggctcaaaatatttaagctcagttattagtTCTAATACATTCGTTACATATAAATCCCTATATTATCTGATTTGGGACTATTTTGCTGTCACATACTCTTCCCATTTAAGACCTTGAAATTTTcatcagtccaatcacacacaaaGTCCAAGCTCAGCAAGCGGTCTGAGACTCACTTCACATTTTCGGATGGTAAATCAGCTTTGTACCAATTGTAACAATCTAAAACTAATAactaaatttaagtattttaagACAGTGATTTGGGTCAAACGAATTATTAATAGAAGTAGTATGAGTTGTTACAATAAAAGTAAGCAAGAAATCCAACCATTCAAAACTAAGGCCTGAACATGCCAATCAATTACTTAAATAAGGAGAGCTTCATTCTCACGCTCTAGTAATCTCCTGAAGTTACAAGCAtacataattttaatattaatagaTAGATTCagtaccgaccatccctagctagcgcaagtggcaaaaggacttgatggttggtacccgagacccaagttcaaaatctaattaattcatatttccagctaagtttatttctaaatgaaataaacgaagcggcactactagaaaattagtcattagcggcatttatttatCCTGCTAAATATCAACAAATGCTGCTAAAAATTTTAGCAGCATATGACACCAAATGCTGCCTATGCCAATATTGTTAAAAGTATTAGCAGCATTAATTATAAATACTgccaatataaatcaattagtgtcaTTAGGAATATGCAGCTAAAAGCGATTAaatgcaaattttaaattgtttattagCGGCACATAAATAATATGccgctaatacaaatatctgattttaaaaattaaaattttaaaattataattttattttatatttaatttttttgagatgctacccgcttcatttaattatttcttcttgtcttaaactttattaaaaatgtgaatcaactaggttttgaacttgaaacctcgagtaccaacaaccaaaccctttgccacttgcgctagcaactattagttatgtatattttaattttttatattttaagtcttatattttaaaatttttaaatcttaaattttaaaattttaaatttagatactaaatttaaatttttaaatttgaaatatgaaattttaagtttcaaaattaagagttttaaatttgaaatttaaaatttaaaataaatttaaaaatttaaaNGTGatagattaataattatatattaattagtaatgatatttagtaacaagtgctgctagtttattatatttatcgacattcactaatttatgctgttaatttatcttattttgcaacattaatagtaaattgctactaaataattaaatctagcaGCAATTATCATGTAATGCTGCTAAGTATATTAATTgacatgatttaaataaatgttgcggACCAAATATTACGAcatttagcaataagtgctgctactttattagatttagtgtcattttttataaaatgctgaAAACTTCGACGGCatttactaatttatgctgctaatttattctattttgcaatattaataataaattgctgctaaattatttaatttagcgACGCTTATCAAGTAATTAATaccgttaaatatattaattagcgttatttaaataaatactgGGGAGTAAATGCCGATAAATCATGAATTTATAATAGtgcgggtagcatactacctttctctctcaaaagaaaaaaaaaaaaaaaNtctaaatgaaataaacgaagcggccGGTAGCattctatctttctctctcaaaaaaaaaaaaaaaaaaaaagttcgatTCAGTGCCAAAAAACCTTTTGCAGTTACCATTTCTACTTTCAAATTACTTTCCCCTATCTTCCTCGTCATGACCCCTAATCCTGTTCGAAGGAGGTCACCGTTCCCTGCGTGTATGCACACTTTTACCGTTTTAAGCGTGCAAAGGGAACATCTAACAAATATAAGAAGGCATGCAATGATGAGAAGAGATACAGTGGAATACCACTGTTGGTGTGCTCAGCGGACTCAGGGTCTGCACTCACCATGTAGCTCTTGATGTGTTGTTTCTTAACAGAGTGTGGGATTCCTAGCTATAGCTAGTACGTACGCACTGGCGGAGCCATGTGGGGACTGATCAGGGGGGCCATGCCCCCGCCCAACTTTTCATAATTTGCATAATAattctttagattttaaaaaaatatttttatttaattttaaaagtatgttgagtttattttaaaaaagttcttTGCGTTAATATAGTGCGCTCTCAATtctgagtttatttttatttttttatttagtactttcataacttttaattattttagataatctttttatttaattaaattaaaggctATATTAAAGTCAATAGCTCTGTCAACTAATAGTTATCAATTGTCAcaattatatttagtaaaaattaagaagttaaattatttactgaattactattagatttagtaaattttaaagttatttgagtaaaataatataaataaaataattagaagttaagtaagtataaataaaaaagggtaatgcttttttacactaattatttagttaatatatttttccaTTAAAAATTTGACAAGGTAAATTTTGTCTATTtgctaaaatttgatttatatgtattttggccCCTTATAATCGAGTGCTAGTTTCGTCTCTGTCTGTACGCACACAGTGGCATGCATTCCTCTTTGAAACAAGCATAACACAATAGATGCATGGGAGggcttataaatatataaaaaaataatgagaatAATAACTAAGTTGATGGgccatgcatgcatgtggaGGGACGACAAATTGCCAATGAGGCGTGCATATGTAGATCTCCTTCCCATCGAAGTATTTATGAGGACTTTTCCTGCTGAAGCATCCCTCCGTAGCATGATGCATGTGGCGCTCCCCATCATGTACATGGGGGCATGCAAAGGGGATCGATAATTAAGACTTCCCTAGTCAGAGATGGATGGTTAGTTTCGGCGAAGAGCTCTACCTCTCTCTCATGACACTCTCAGAAAATGAGTTAACTACAAGTGGTAAATAGTAAAGAGAAAATACGAAGTCTGCAATCAAAAAGGAGTTGTAATCTTTACAATACTCTCGTTCAAGTGTTTTAGAATTTGTAACTAAcatcttttttatcttttgtgtgtgtgtgtgtatatatataattaggttactatactattaatagcaccaaattataCATTGatactattaggttttcgattcttaaatgaaagaaatatacggttagaatgataataatctcatagggttgagtggtagttgattgaatagtatgatttaacaggtaaaaataattaaagagctGAATAAATATAACAACATAAAATTTGATAGTACTTAGTTGATAacatagtagccgaactatacGCAAAATTTATTGTCTAAATGAATAAAACAGGTAGCGtactatatttttctcaaaaaaaaaaaaaaaaaccgaaactTTGACAAAATCGAATAGAAGGATTAGAATTTATGCAGCAAAAGAGTCCAATGTTGTGAAAGTTACAGAGTACCCAAGCCCACCTGTTGGCAACTTCACCACCTAATTAATTCTCGTGGGCTCCCTGCTAAGTTACTGTGCATGCACAGCACAGCGGATAGAAGTAGAAATTGAAGGGTGTCGCTACGCTGTCCAATTCAGTCCTGGTGCAGTTGCATGTACACTGACTACACACTTACACAGTGAGTCACAGAGTCAGTGATGAGcacattttttcaaaaaagaatatttcgTTCAGAAATTCTTCTTTCTCGGGCCGTAAAAAGGCCGAATCTAAGAAGTCATATAAGGCGAATTTCAAAGAGTTTCAAGCTATCTACGATGGCCCAGTAGGCTGGACGCGGATCTGAGTTAATGCATCCTGTCCGCCGCCTTGTTTGTGCTTCACTTATAATCACTTTCCCTcgataatataaaatttttttttttaatattttaaaatgacTATATTACGTTTTCTCTATTATAAGTTCTCTCATaggtttaaaattaaaattttcaaaatttaattaactatcggatttaaaaaataaaaatatcgtgCTTGGAAATTAAATTGTTATTGTTAATACCTACTAATTCATGCATGAACATCTTAACTTCGGCACTACGCATAGACCGGCAATCAATTACATGTTCGGAATTATCTTCGAGTTGCAcactgtaaatttttttatggcgAACCAAACGACCAAAAATAATCGTTTTATGGCGAAAAACTTTCCTCTCTCCACTTTCCACACCAGCTATCCGATCCCAACAAACATATCTCATGAACTCTGCATCAGAGTAATacttctataaaataaaaaacataggAATGTCATGACTTTTTTCTAGCAACCGTAGCCTGCACGAAATTAAATTGGAGATTTAACGCAAACAATAgcattaaaagaagaaaattagagCAGAAAGAGAGGAATGTCATGAGTATTAGTTATTTTTCTCGTTTTAAAGCCATTTGAGTTGATCCATTGCAAAAATAACAGCCAAGCACTGAAACGCATTCACTCAAGCCGTCGTGCATATTCATCAAACTGTTATGGTTCGTGTTACAGCGACGAACACACTCAATTATTATCAGACGAAACTAGATTAGAATTCGAAATGGCAAAACCAATTCCTCTAAACCGTGGTGTATAATGAAGCAAATGTACTGACGCAACTGGTGCAGCAGcaggaagaaaaaaattgtacaaaaatGCACAGTTGCAAGCATGCATCCTCCACCATCATTCCCACAAGCTGGAAGGGCCACAAACCACATTCATAAAGCAGAGCAAATTTATATCGACCAATCCATGGCCTCAACGCTTTTGTGCCTCCTCTCCCTCGGACTAATTGATTTCGCACAAAGAACCTAATCACGTGACTATGCACGTACCCCAAACAACACCCGCATAGACCCTTTTATTACTAAACTAAATATCCTCGAGCCCATCACTCATCATATTCTCTCCTCCTCACCAACACCAACTCAAATTGAATATATGATGGGAATCATGCTTTACTTAGAAGCCATTTCTCCTTTACATCCAACCCAAAACTAACCACTAGGATTTGATCTTGATACTAAACTAACTAACCAATGCCATCTTAATTTTATGGTACACATGAAACCAGTAGAAGTATCTCCTCACTGATTCCTGTATCCTGCTCCAAATGACTCTCCCTCGTATTAATTCTCATCACCTCCTCTTTTCAATCCTCATGATAATAACACCTTCAACAAGTTCACAGCAAGCACCCCAGGACCCTCTCCTCGTCGACCGGATAGTAGCGGACGCCGCGGTGCGATCGTACCGCACTAAACACCGCAAGACCGCCGTCACCTTCGGCTTCTCGCTCCCGCCGACCCTTTCCGGCGTTTCAGCAGAGGCAGCGCGGTACCGAGCCGGCAGTTTAAGGCGATATGGGGCGACGATCGGGGAGTTTTCCGTACCGCCGGGGATCGTCGCTCACCCGCACGTCAAGCGGCTACTCGTCGTGTCCCAAAACCTGGGCAACCTCTCTTCTTTGTACAGCAGCCATGCAAACGTAGCCGGGTTCGAGATCGTCTCTCCGGTGCTAGGCCTTCTATTCTACAACGCAGCGGTAGCTCCTCGCAATTCGTCAGCTAAAATTATTCGAATTCTGGTTGCCGAGAATCCCGTTAGAGTGAACTTCTCCGCGAACACAATGGCGAGAAGATCATTTTGCGCGGGGTTTGAATTGGACGGAAATGTTAGGATAACCGACCGAACAGCAAGCGGAGTTTGCGAAGCACGGGGGCAGGGGCACTTTGCGGTTGTGGTGattgggggtgggggtgggggtggggagaGAATTAAGGCGGGTGGGTGGAAGGTGGTGGTGatggcggcggtggcgggggCGGGCGGAGCGGGGCTGATCGGGCTGCTGGTGGTGGCACTGGCGAGCGCGAGGAGAAAGCGGAATCGGATGGCGGAGATGGAGCGGAGGGCGTACGAGGATGAGGCGCTGCGGATATCGATGGTCGGGCACGTCAGGGCCCCCACCGCCGGCATGGCGCGCACAGCGCCGGTGCTGGAGCACGACGAGTACTCTCCGTCGTAGAAGCGTACAACGAGgagatgcatgcatgcataatgtTTTGGTcattgcttttaattttttgaaattccctttttatttgataacggattaatttgtatttttggaaaaagacaaaaaaagacAAGAAAGTGTACTGGAATAATGTAGGAAGAGAGGAggattaatataatttttttctgcgaggactctttttttttttggaatttagatttgtagtttTAATAGAACATTTAATAAGTAAAACATAACATTTCAGCTGCAGTGAGAATTTTAAATAACATTTTAGCttgcagaagcagaagcagaaactTGATGCCTCCTTtggtatttgtttttttttttttttttttttgagagatagatagcacgctatccgtttcgtttatttcatttagaaataaacttagctggaaatgtgaatcaagtagaATTCGAGTTTGGGTCTCggttaccaaccaccaagcactTTGCCACTTGTCTCCTTTGGTATTGTTACTCTGCcttctattattttaaaattaaatttttatataaaataatgcaaaagcAGATGCTAAATTACTTATCTTTCTTACATCCATAAAGTATCTGTTTCTCTTGAAGTCTTTTTTATAAAGATATTTATAAATCACGCCTGCGTACAACAATGACAACCGATGACCAagtttagggcctgtttggatgcacagtaaaaaatttttacGTAATTCATAAACTGTGGTTTTGGTCCAAATAAAATAGGAAATCCtgtaactttaaaaaaatttcacggattcaatttttaaactgtttagATACGCATTGTGCAATTTCACGgaatttctctaaattttaaaattaaaagttaaattttcaaatttcaaattttaaattttaatgaaatttaaaatttaaaatttgatatgtgaaatatgaaattttaaattttaaaattttaaaattaaaaatttaaaatataaaaatctaaatttaattttaaaattttgaaatttaaaattttaaaataaaaattttaaattttaaattttaaaaataaatttaaaatttaaagttcaaattttgaaatttgaactatgagatttgagattt contains:
- the LOC109705749 gene encoding uncharacterized protein LOC109705749, whose amino-acid sequence is MTLPRINSHHLLFSILMIITPSTSSQQAPQDPLLVDRIVADAAVRSYRTKHRKTAVTFGFSLPPTLSGVSAEAARYRAGSLRRYGATIGEFSVPPGIVAHPHVKRLLVVSQNLGNLSSLYSSHANVAGFEIVSPVLGLLFYNAAVAPRNSSAKIIRILVAENPVRVNFSANTMARRSFCAGFELDGNVRITDRTASGVCEARGQGHFAVVVIGGGGGGGERIKAGGWKVVVMAAVAGAGGAGLIGLLVVALASARRKRNRMAEMERRAYEDEALRISMVGHVRAPTAGMARTAPVLEHDEYSPS